The genomic interval CCTTTCCGCCGCGGTGGGTCAGCCGGTACTCCTCGATGGCGGTGCGCTTGCCGTAGCCGTTCTCGGTCATCGTGAACAGCGTCGCGCCGGGGTTGGCCAGCTCGGCGCCGACGACCTTGTCGCCCGCTTCCAGCGTGATCCCCTTCACGCCGAAGGCCGCCCGACCCATGTGGCGGACCTCCTTCTGGTCGAAGCGGATCGCCATCCCCTGCGCGGTTCCGATGATCACGTCCTCGTCGCCGTTGGCGTGCATCACCGCCACCAGCTCGTCGTTCTCCTCGATGGAGAGCGCCTTGAGGCCGCTCGGCCGCGGCCGCGCGAACGCCTGGAGCTTCGTCCGCTTGATCAGGCCGTTCTGCGTGACGAAGACGATGTACGGCCCGGCTGCGGCCTGCATCGCCTTGGCCGCGACGCGCGTCGCTTCCGTCTCCTCGACCTCGTCCTCCGCGCCTGATTCCTCCGCCGCGGCCGCGGGCTCTTCCGGCGCCTCGGCGCCGTCGTCTTTCGCGCCCTGTAGCTCCTTCACAGGCAAGAGCGCGGCGATCTTCTCGTCCTGCGCGAGGGCCACGAGGTTCACGATCGCCTTTCCGCGCGCGGCGCGGCCCGCCTGCGGCAGCTCGTGCACCTTGAGCCAGAAGATCCGCCCCTTGCTGGTGAAGATGAGGACGTACGCGTGGGTGGAGGCGACGAAGATCTGCTCGATGAAGTCCTCGTCGGTCGTGCCCGCCCCCGCCTTGCCGCGTCCGCCGCGCCGTTGCGCGCGGTAGAGCGAGACCGGATTGCGCTTGACGTAGCCCTGGTGGCTGAAGGTCACCACCATGTCCTCTTCGGCAATCAAATCCTCGTCCGAGAGATCGCTGGCCTCGCCCTGGATGTCGGTGCGGCGCGGGTCGGCGAAGAGGTTCTTCACCTCGCGCAACTCGTCCTTGATCACGTCGAGCAGCAGCTTCTCGGAGCTGAGGATCGCGGAGAGCCTGGTGATGAGCACCTGCACTTCGGCCAGCTCGGAAAGGATCTTCTCCTTCTCCAAACCGGTCAGTCGCTGGAGCTGCATCTCCAAAATCGCCTTCGCCTGGATCTCGCTCAGTGCGTAGAACGACTGCAGCTTCTGCGATGCCTCGTCGCGGGATGCGCTGGCCTTGATCAGCGCGATGATCTCGTCGATGTGGTCGAGCGCGATCTTGTAGCCGAGCAGGACGTGCTCGCGCTCCTTCGCCTTGCGCAGCTCGTAGCGAGTGCGGCGGGTGACCACGTCGCGCCGGTGGGCGATGAAGCGCTCGAGGATCGGCTTGAGCCCGAGGGTGCGCGGCTGGCCGCGATCGATCGAGAGCATGGTGGCGCCGAACGAGTCCTGGAACAGCGAGCTGTGCTGGTACAGGTTGTTGAGCACCACGCCGGTGATGGCGCCGCGCTTGATCTCGACCACGGCGCGGATCCCTTCGCGGCTCGATTCGTCGCGCAGATCGGAGATGCCCTCGATCTTCTTGTCGTTGTGCATCTCGCCGATGGCCTGGATCGCCTTGGCCTTGTTGACCTGGTACGGCACCTCGGTGACGACGATGCGCTCGCGCTCGGTGCGCTTGTCGGTCTCCACGTCGACCTTGGCGCGCATCCGCAGGATCCCGCGGCCGGTCTCGTACAGCGCACGAATGGGCGCGACGCCCATCAGGATGCCACCGGTGGGAAAGTCGGGCCCCTGGATGCCGCCCATCAGCGTGCCGCCGAGCTTCGGATCGAGGAGCTGCCCGAGCGGCGCCTCGGGATGATCGATGAGATGGATCGTGCTCTCGATCACCTCGCCGAGGTTGTGCGGGGGGACGTTGGTGGCCATGCCCACCGCGATTCCGGCGCTTCCGTTCACGAGCAGATTGGGGAAGCGCGTCGGCAGGACCAGCGGTTCGGTGGTGGAGTCGTCGAAGTTCGGGCCGAAGTCGACGGTCTCCTTGTCGATGTCGGCCAGCATCATCTCGGCGAGCCGGGTGAGCCGCGACTCGGTGTACCGGTAGGCCGCGGCAGAGTCGCCGTCGATGCTGCCGAAGTTGCCCTGCCCGTCGATCAGCGGATGGCGCAGGTTCCATTCCTGCGCGAGCCGCACCAGCGCGTCGTAGACCGCGGCGTCGCCGTGCGGGTGATACTTCTTCAGCACTTCGCCGACGGTTCCGGCGCACTTGCTGTAGCGCTTGTTGTGCAGCATCCCCTGGTCGAACATCGCGTAGAGGATCCGGCGATGGACAGGCTTGAGCCCGTCGCGAACGTCGGGGAGGGCGCGCCCGACGATCACCGACATCGAATAGTCGAGATACGCCTGACGCATCTCGTCTTCGATGGCGACGGGAACGAGCTGGGGACCGGTTGCTTCTGCCATGCGGTTGCCTCGCGGAAGGACGGGTTGTTGTACCCGTTTCAGCGCCTTCCGGCCATCGGAAAGACGGGCAAGAAACCAGCCTGATTCCCGGCAGATCCACCGTCCGGAAAGCGCCCGCCCGCCGGGCGACTTTTGGCGGATCGCTACCCAGCTTGATGTGCGGAGGCAACCATGCGGAACATCGGAATCTCGCTTCTCGCGGCGGCGGCGCTGGCCCTGCCGGCGACGGCAAAAACGTCGAAGAAAACCGACGTCACTTGCAACGACGGCACGACCGCCAAGGCCGGCCGTGGCGCATGCTCACATCACGGCGGCGTCGCAGTCGCCAAGGCACCCGCCGACAAGGCCGCCAAGTCCGCCGACAAGGCGGAGAAGTCAGCAGACAAGGCGGCGAAGTCGAGCAAGAACAAGACGCGTGCCGAGCTGGACGAGGGCAAGAAGGAGACCGAGAAGAAGTCGGGCGGAATCCTCGACACCCTCTTCGGGCGAAAAAAGGCGGACACTGCCCAGGGCCGCAGCTCGAACACGACCCCGCGCGGCTCCACGCGGGACGAGAAGAGCAAAACGCCCACGGCGCGGTGCAAGGACGGAACGACGTCATACTCGGCGCACCATTCCGGCTCGTGCTCCGGGCACGGCGGCGTGGCGGAGTGGTTGGACAACAAATAGGTGGCTACAGATTGTCGAGGTGGCGCCGGGCCTCGCGCCCGGCGTCGCTGCGCGGATCGGCGTCTTCGGCTTTCTCGAAGCACTCCCGTGCCGCGGTCTTGTTGCCCTTCAGCTTGAGCGCGATGCCCTTGCCGAGGAGTGCCCCGGCGTGTCGGCGGTCCATGGCGAGCGCCTTGTCGAACTCGGCGATTGCCTTCTCCAGCTCGCCGTCGCCGAGCAGCTTGCGCCCTTCGGCGACGTAGTGATCGGCGTTGGAGACGAACTCCACGTCGAGAATCGCTTTGCCGACGACGTGCCCGAGGACGACGCGAAGCGGTCCGAACCACCAGAAGCTCGCCACCTCGGCGGCGGCCACTACGGCGATGGGGAGCTCGGCAATCTGCTTTCCACGGAACTTGATTCGCACCCGCGTGTGCTGGCCCTTCGACATCAGATCCCGCGCCTGCTCTGAGACCCTGGCAAACGCACCGTCGAGGCCTTCGTTGAGATCGACGGCCATCTTCTCGGCGGCGGGCCGCGCCTTGTCGGCGAACTCGCGTACCTTCTTTGCCGCGCGGTCGGCGAGCTCCGTCCAGTCGCCTCCGCCGTTGCCGGGCTTCGGCGCTTCTGCCCGCGCTTCGTCGCGAGGGGGTTGCGGCTGCCGCGCCTTGCGGGTGACCTTTTTACGTCGCGGTTTCGGCTCGGGCATGGGGCATTCTCCTCGCAGTTGCGTAGTATGCCCGCGCGGCCCCCCTGTCGCCACCGCGTGCTAGTCTTCCGGCCCCATGCCGGTCACCCGCGAGCGCGTCGACCCGCAACGCGATCATGACGCGCTCGGCCTCGTGCACCGCCGCTGGATCGTGCCCGACGACGTGCAGCGTCCGATGCCGCTGCAGGTCCTCGCGCGG from Deltaproteobacteria bacterium carries:
- the gyrA gene encoding DNA gyrase subunit A translates to MAEATGPQLVPVAIEDEMRQAYLDYSMSVIVGRALPDVRDGLKPVHRRILYAMFDQGMLHNKRYSKCAGTVGEVLKKYHPHGDAAVYDALVRLAQEWNLRHPLIDGQGNFGSIDGDSAAAYRYTESRLTRLAEMMLADIDKETVDFGPNFDDSTTEPLVLPTRFPNLLVNGSAGIAVGMATNVPPHNLGEVIESTIHLIDHPEAPLGQLLDPKLGGTLMGGIQGPDFPTGGILMGVAPIRALYETGRGILRMRAKVDVETDKRTERERIVVTEVPYQVNKAKAIQAIGEMHNDKKIEGISDLRDESSREGIRAVVEIKRGAITGVVLNNLYQHSSLFQDSFGATMLSIDRGQPRTLGLKPILERFIAHRRDVVTRRTRYELRKAKEREHVLLGYKIALDHIDEIIALIKASASRDEASQKLQSFYALSEIQAKAILEMQLQRLTGLEKEKILSELAEVQVLITRLSAILSSEKLLLDVIKDELREVKNLFADPRRTDIQGEASDLSDEDLIAEEDMVVTFSHQGYVKRNPVSLYRAQRRGGRGKAGAGTTDEDFIEQIFVASTHAYVLIFTSKGRIFWLKVHELPQAGRAARGKAIVNLVALAQDEKIAALLPVKELQGAKDDGAEAPEEPAAAAEESGAEDEVEETEATRVAAKAMQAAAGPYIVFVTQNGLIKRTKLQAFARPRPSGLKALSIEENDELVAVMHANGDEDVIIGTAQGMAIRFDQKEVRHMGRAAFGVKGITLEAGDKVVGAELANPGATLFTMTENGYGKRTAIEEYRLTHRGGK
- a CDS encoding DUF3761 domain-containing protein, producing the protein MRNIGISLLAAAALALPATAKTSKKTDVTCNDGTTAKAGRGACSHHGGVAVAKAPADKAAKSADKAEKSADKAAKSSKNKTRAELDEGKKETEKKSGGILDTLFGRKKADTAQGRSSNTTPRGSTRDEKSKTPTARCKDGTTSYSAHHSGSCSGHGGVAEWLDNK